In Sesamum indicum cultivar Zhongzhi No. 13 linkage group LG8, S_indicum_v1.0, whole genome shotgun sequence, the sequence ATATTAGGATACTAAATATAggtctatgtataattataccatacCTTAAGAAAAggtggtgtaattatccaattatttaattgaattgagaccaaaagtaattaaattgcccatcttacaaaaattacaaataaacacaatttccaattaatttaagtcaAACTTGTGACTGCAGtagaagttaaaaaaataattttcgaaattgaaattaattctttatttctaCAGTACACATGTTTAGTGGGGAATGGAACATCAATGTTTGCGATTGAACTCGTTTGAACTAGTTGAGAATTATGTTAGATAATTTTAGGTATTATAtcgatttaattaatatattaatataattataattaaattacagtaatttatataaaataagataaatatttacgTCTAGTGtgattcaaatttatttatgggaTCTCAATCTTTATCTtaactattaaattataatattatttatagaaaattatgtcGATGTGGTTATGAACTAATTTCCatctatataattatgtgtagTCGAAACATTAACATATGCCGTATTTATTGCAACATGCATACAGATTCTACGACAGGTATGTCCATGAACATTAAATCGGTATTAACGGGGGAGGTGTTTAGCGTGGGAGATGTGCATCACTGattctaattaaattcataaaatatttttatctaaaaaaagaattaattatctgtccgaatcaaattaaatcttaGGAACCAATTAATCATGTGGCACGTGAATTCATTTTCTCgatattttctgtattttatttcGTTTAATAATTTGAACTTGTATATTGTGGAGAAATACTTTAATCAGACACCCTTATTGGTGAGgtgttttcttaattattttggagCTGCATATGTATGGGTCccgttaattttatatttttgatgtaATTGCAATGAGAAGTTACTTATATATACTCTAAAGATCTTTTTcggacaaaattataaaattcatataaaattaaaataaaaaatgtctCATGCAATGAGACACCAATTGAGTAACAAGTTGTATTATTTTAGCACTGTTTGTAAAAATGAGGCCATGACCCCTCCCAAGCCTTTTGTTTAGGGGTTGATGATGTCAACATCATCCCACATTGACTGTAATTATGGAGTTTGAGCAACTTATAAGTCATAAAACACTGAACAAGACgtatttttaagataaaattaaagctcatatgaaattaaaatggaCAATAACTCATATAACGGAGcattgatcaaattataagtggcatcatttttctttttcaatcacCCATGATTCGTGTGGTCTATATACAATGGAGTTACTTTGTGAGCTGATTAtgtacattatttttaattacatgtgattattatcatattaattcTACTATAATGTGTACAACTTGCTATTtagcaattttcttttcactataatgaaaataatattatcaacaaaatattaagaaatagTAATGTGGCTTGCAATTCGATCAGTGTCCTGTTGTATGAAGTATTACCCATTTTGTCTTTGTATAAGCCTCACGCTTTTGTCCTGAAAAAGCACGCTATATAGAGAAGGCCTTGGGCTTATAAATCACTCAAACTTTTCATTTGCAATCAATATGGGGACTCTTTTACATCATCAGCCACCCAAACGAGGGGCTTGGGACAAGCACATAACCTCATTCCCATAGATGGCGCATGTCTAAAAAAAGTGAgataaactaaattttttattgattgggTGAGACTCCGCACactttatatgattttaatacAAACCTTCTCATGACCCTTTAGGTTgggtatttatactaatataaattttgcgtTATTTAAAGTAGGTAAGAATAAAGTATTACTTTATCTCTCTCACTTATCCTTATTACACGGCTAAAATTTACTGCTCTATGTAACTTCAGTAATTTGTTGTGGTACGTTGATGTAACAAGTTTGaacttgaaacttttttttgaaaatgtcaTTCTTATCTTATTTATCTTGATTTGTTTCCTCCATCTTACCTTATTTTTGTCtgatttttttcatctatcaaataatatgaaaatattgtttgttATTGCATAAATCAAGTGACAAAGATTTCTCCTTTTGTTGCAACAACGACGTttgcaaatttaataatcacaAGAATtagtaatgataaattatcattattcaTAATCAATATTGCGGCATCCACACATAACCACAACATAGATTTTCTGATAATTATGGTgatcatttttattacaaactgCATTGTCACTATAAATGTAGATACTCATTGCAAAAATGTAATAGTCTGTTGTCATTTATTTACTGGACTAGAAACTAATTCCAGACTAATTTGTCGTTGGCCTTGCATTGGGGTCTTATACCACTGCGTTAAACCTTCAGGTTGTAACATCTTTATTACGTTATTTATAACTTacgataattataaaaaaattctaattcaaattgaatttgaacggatttaaactaattacatgacaaatgtaatatatttgtcatgtgaTATACAGTTTAGAGAAAataaccaatcacataataaatgtatcaTAACTGTTTTGTAATTGGTTTGATTTGATCACCTAATTTagaagatatatatgtatatatatatttttatttatagacgTATATgaatgtatgtatgtatagggAAGTAGCTTTGGCATGCAGTCTAAGAAATACAGAAAGCAAAGTTGGGGTGAAGGGCTTATCCATCACGAGGGTTATTTATTACTTCACTGCAGCTGTATTTTTCTTACCCTTAAATCTTTGgttttagtgaattttggacattttttGCTTTGTACAAAAGAATGTGGGTCCCATTTTGGAGTGTAGAAGAATGATAATGTCAGaaaaatacatgtatatatatatatatataatgacaatGATTCTGCTGCCCCTGTATATGTCTCCATATCAATTATGAAGAACtagtattttactttttactaattaagaatgaattaatttttgattattctattttataacTTGATTATGTATGGGTACTATTATTTTGCTAGTATAATACTTCCTccgtttcataaaaataagtccaatttcctttttttcttattttaattaagtatttagAAActaaatctttatttataagttttggatatatagaaacaaagaaggatttttacaataaattttattttgaaatgtcgtaaataaaaatatttctcaaataaataGAGTGTTATTATTTAACCAACTTAAACGATAACCAACGAGCACCAATAcgatatttgaaaattatttaaaaaatcaaaaaagaaataaaatgcccaaaataaatttaattatatttttaaatctatcAACATTTCCAAAACTTATTAAAATCCCatcttttcaataatttttgctgattttattttgagcaAATTAGAGGGTAATTGttgagtatatatatgtagaaaaaaattcaaataaccactgtaatattgtaaataagtaatttttttttatgaaaaaaaataatttatcttcctatatttttcaaaatacaacaatttatccttctgtattttttaaaataaagcaatttactttgttagatagggagataaattgactcattttaaaaactaCAAACTgctattttgtattatatagtgataatttgattatttacaatattataagagtaaattgcattaaattgcaatatagtgataattgcaatatatatatatatatatgaatatatatgagaaatgTAATTCTTGAAACAGAAGCAAATAAGATAAAGAAAGGAAGAGACGTTGTTGAGGTAGCGCTTTCCAGAGGTTGACATGAACCCGGGGGGGCTATGCCCTATTTCTCTGACCAACAACACCTGCGCCCCTCTCCAATCTACACTCTATTACAACcttcaaaaaggaaaaaaggaaaaaaaaaacccactcTCTCTATGTCTCTCTCTAGTTTGAAAGAAGTGGCTGAAAATTGtctctttattttcaatttaatttgttaattccCCACTTTGATGATAGAGTGGGCCTGAGGTGTTTGTAgttgatattgttatatatatacacaagtAGGCAGTCTGGGCGTGGCGAGTCTCTGTCTACTTCTCTTGCCAGCTTCTTCAATATACCTTTGCAGCATTACACAATACACATCATCCATCttacttttcttctctcttcatTCATTTCATTACAATCAGCCTGCTACACCACTTTTGATTCCTGCAGAGGTTTATTACAATCGGGATTCTGtgaaaatttgagaagaagTGGTGATCAATTGAAAGAAGATGGGAAGACAACCTTGCTGCGACAAAGTGGGACTGAAGAAAGGGCCATGGACTGCCGATGAAGACAAGAAACTCATCAATTTCATTCTCACCAATGGCCAATGCTGCTGGCGTGCTGTCCCTAAACTTGCAGGTCATCCACTCCTTTCCTACTCATCATCacttctttcttcctttctctTGGATTCGGAGggggaaaattctaattcaaatcaacTTTGGTTATACTTGAATTCATTACATGGCAAGTACAATATGCTTGTGGTGTGATTGACGTAACAAGTGTATCATACTTtctttgtaattgatttgattcatcCAAAcctgatttaaataaaaaaattttgaaatatagttTTCGAATagcgaaaataaaaaaaacacaatctcatttaagtataaatacccttaaaatttaaacatattacaaaatatgtatatgattttaaagaattacatattcttgtacatatatatttcagtTTTACTGgtcaatttgattttaaaaagaaatttgtgatataaaatatgattggAGGGCTTAATGTCATCTTTTCAAATTGAGGGTGTGATTCAGctgaatgtatttttttttgttcttttagtgtgtgttgtgtgtgtgtttttctgcTGATGTAGAGTTTGATGACAATGTTGCAGGGCTGTTGAGATGTGGAAAGAGCTGCAGGTTGAGATGGACAAACTATCTGAGGCCAGATGTGAAGAGGGGACTTCTCTCAGAGTATGAAGAGAAGATGGTCATTGATCTTCATGCTCAGCTCGGCAACAGGTCGGTATTTTTGTACACATTgcgtgtatatattaaatcagGCCTAGTTCATTAAACACGAGTAGACTGtctaaattttggacaaatATATCGCAGGTGGTCAAAGATTGCATCTCATCTCCCTGGAAGAACAGACAACGAGATCAAGAACCACTGGAACACCCACATTAAGAAGAAGCTAAGGAAAATGGGAATCGACCCTCTAACCCACAAGCCTCTGCCGCCACCGGCCGCACCCGATCAACCGCCGCAAGAACCACCAGCAGCCCAAGAACAACCTGAGGCTGCGGTGGCGGATCAGAACAAAATGGAGGAGTTGGTCAATATTCCGGCGATGTCTGATCATGAGGCTGATCAGCCCAAGCCCACCCCGTTGGAGTCAACCATTAATAATTCAGAGTCAGCCAAGAAGAATCTTGACGATGACAACATCATGGAATTAGTCAACATCAACAATGATTTCTGCATCGATGAAATCCCCGTGATCGAACCCCACGAAATCCTGATTTCTTGTGACGAAAATTCGTCGACCCCGTCATCGTCGTCCTCCTCCTCATCGTCCTCGTACTCGTCGAACGTGCTGGAAGAACTGCAGTTTTCACCTAGTTTCGATGATTATTACAGCGAGATCATGGGCGGTAATATGTGGTACGATGATTTCATGAGTGGTCTGGATGTGCTGATTAACCAAGATGATAGCGACCTGAACAGAGACAATGTGACGGTTATTGAACCTCCTTTGCTACAGTACCCGGTAATGGTGACGGATGAAGAGTGTTGGAAGTTTTGAGGtctttgtataaaaagaacaaaaaaaaattggttagCTCAGTGGAAATTTTCTGTGTAAACTTTTGGTGAATAAACTAAAGGCGAAAAGATCCAGTATATGATTATCGTATttgtttcttaatttattacaactcTTTCATTTGCGATTCTTGCGAAATTCCATGCTACCTAAGTACTTATTTTAcgtttttttgtattttgaatgtGTGCACAATcgtatttgattttttcttggaaGTATTTCATTTTCCCATTTCATTCCATATAGATATGTgacgttataatattttttttaaataaaatacatgtatcatttttatatacgTAGCATGTGTATGTTAAATGGAATaggtgaaatataatttacaataaatccAATTCGTAGTTATATTGATGGGGTTCGATCTCCACAGATAGACTATTGTTTGGTGTCTGGGCTCAAAATTTGGGGAACGAGCTTGGGTCCTGTACAAAGAAGTACGTGCAAACTTGACTCAACTTGAACACTTTGATGCTCaagttaaattactttatcAGAGTGAATTAGAATTTAGGGATTAATTAGCTTGACCATCTTAAATGCCCGggagttttatattttggacAAATTCTATGGACAACATTGGGCTACCGAGGTGATGCTGTCGGATGTCCTTCATCCCTTACTTTCTGCTGACCTATGTACTTAGTGGGTTTTCTTGAGCCTTTAGTCTTGTAGGCCCATATtgttctcaaaatattttgggcTCGATTTGATATGTTGGACcccatttattttatctacATCAATTGTGCATATATTGGATAGACATTGGACTTTGGACAAAAAACTACCTTGTTTCATGACTAAATTTAAGTCGTACAGTTCAATcgttatttttgaataaagatGTGGCTATTTAAGAATATCCCTCAAAAGAGGGAGTTCTCCCaaaatatgtatgtttggttCCATGTTTGTGGGTTTTAAGATGTTTTTGcacactataaatatatataaaaaaatatgatttgacaataaatagtgaattttgtcttccaaacatattttatCTAACTATATATAccataatacatataattcaaGCCATAtaccaacaaaaaatatatttagaattacaaatacaaataaagagacgtgatttgataatgaacagtaAATTTTGTATCCCAAGATACAAAACCGAACATACAACATCTATTTTTAAAGTAAGAGCGAcgaactattattaattaaaataaattcaaaaataaattaaaatattcaaactcataattatttatttatgtttctctctctatatatatatatcttcacagAACACTAaaaaaacaatccaaaaataaaaccaagcatattttagtttaagtAATAAATCAAGGTAAATTGAAGTCACACCATAGAACCACTCTAGATTGGATGGGTTTGGTACAAAATACGCTAAAAAACTATTTAAGGTATAATTTGATGGACCCACGTGGATCCGGTACGGGTCTTACCCTTAGATCCCACATACAAGTATTTTTCATGCTATATTtgggaaaataataattttagtctcataaattAGATTCGTTTTATTTGGTCCCATCTGTTAtgagattaatatttttagttccataacttacaaaaatttgcatttttgggCTTCATCTAGTTTTTCATCTATTGTTTTAATGACTTGGCATGTGATTGTTAAGTATTTTTGGCTGGAGGAGAAATTGATGTATTATTCATTTTGAGACCATTTTCGAGggaaaatataactatatttgaaggagaaaaataaatgttgaagaaaattaggacAAAGAAAGGTCCATTgctctcttctctcacaaaGATTAAATCCCACTcttcctatatttttgtaaGGTGAAATCaagataataattcaatttatttaatttatttttaaaataaaaattttatttttataatgtatatttaaattaataaatataaacttttgatttttgttttataaatttaagatctAACGGTTAAGATTAATTGGTTAGATTTGACGGCTCTCATATAATCAATAAGGATTCAACGATActcattaaaataaagaataatatataatatataaggaTATCATGgtcatattattaaaaaagattaacGTCATCAGTTATATTTAACATAGAGGGGCAATTGAACTACGTTTGAGAAAgtagggggggggggttggcCTATTCTTAAAATACAGGGGGATTTTATACTATTTGGCCAAAAAAAGCCAATTTCCTTCCAA encodes:
- the LOC105167747 gene encoding protein ODORANT1, with amino-acid sequence MGRQPCCDKVGLKKGPWTADEDKKLINFILTNGQCCWRAVPKLAGLLRCGKSCRLRWTNYLRPDVKRGLLSEYEEKMVIDLHAQLGNRWSKIASHLPGRTDNEIKNHWNTHIKKKLRKMGIDPLTHKPLPPPAAPDQPPQEPPAAQEQPEAAVADQNKMEELVNIPAMSDHEADQPKPTPLESTINNSESAKKNLDDDNIMELVNINNDFCIDEIPVIEPHEILISCDENSSTPSSSSSSSSSSYSSNVLEELQFSPSFDDYYSEIMGGNMWYDDFMSGLDVLINQDDSDLNRDNVTVIEPPLLQYPVMVTDEECWKF